A genomic window from Streptomyces sp. NBC_00234 includes:
- a CDS encoding cation diffusion facilitator family transporter gives MSASGGTKAIVAALAANLAIAVAKFVAFVFSGSSSMLAESVHSLADSGNQGLLLLGGKRAKRAATPEHPFGYGRERYIYAFLVSIVLFSVGGMFAIYEGYEKIKHPHPIEAWYWPVGVLVFAIIAESFSFRTAIQESNLTRGDRSWTEFVRHSKAPELPVVLLEDLGALVGLFLALGGVGLALGTGDGVWDGIGTLCIGILLIAIAIVLALETKSLLLGESAGIEDVEKIKAAVVDGKTVTRIIHMRTLHLGPEELLVAAKIAVEHDENATEVAHAINAAESRIREAVPIARVIYLEPDIYNEAAAAKGANPGKTPGAPDPTESGH, from the coding sequence GTCTTCAGTGGCTCGTCGTCGATGCTCGCGGAAAGCGTCCACTCGCTCGCCGACTCGGGGAACCAGGGCCTCCTGCTCCTCGGCGGTAAGAGGGCCAAGCGCGCAGCCACGCCCGAGCATCCCTTCGGCTACGGGCGCGAGCGCTACATCTACGCCTTCCTGGTCTCCATCGTGCTGTTCTCGGTCGGTGGCATGTTCGCGATCTACGAGGGCTACGAGAAGATCAAGCACCCGCACCCGATCGAGGCCTGGTACTGGCCGGTCGGCGTGCTGGTCTTCGCGATCATCGCCGAGAGCTTCTCCTTCCGTACGGCCATCCAGGAGTCCAACCTCACCCGCGGTGACCGCTCCTGGACGGAGTTCGTCCGCCACTCGAAGGCCCCCGAGCTCCCCGTCGTCCTCCTGGAGGACCTCGGCGCACTCGTCGGCCTTTTCCTGGCCCTCGGCGGCGTGGGCCTGGCCCTCGGCACCGGCGACGGCGTCTGGGACGGCATCGGCACCCTCTGCATCGGCATCCTGCTGATCGCCATCGCGATCGTGCTCGCCCTGGAGACGAAGTCCCTCCTGCTCGGTGAGTCCGCGGGGATCGAGGACGTCGAGAAGATCAAGGCGGCGGTCGTCGACGGCAAGACCGTCACCCGCATCATCCACATGCGGACCCTCCACCTGGGCCCGGAAGAACTCCTGGTGGCAGCCAAGATCGCGGTCGAGCACGACGAGAACGCCACCGAGGTCGCCCACGCCATCAACGCCGCCGAGTCCCGCATCCGCGAAGCCGTCCCGATCGCCCGGGTCATCTACCTGGAGCCCGACATCTACAACGAGGCAGCCGCCGCGAAGGGCGCCAACCCGGGGAAGACCCCCGGCGCCCCGGACCCGACGGAATCCGGCCACTGA
- the ahcY gene encoding adenosylhomocysteinase → MTTVANRQDFKVADLSLATFGRKEITLAEHEMPGLMSIRKEYAATQPLAGARITGSLHMTVQTAVLIETLVALGAEVRWASCNIFSTQDHAAAAIAVGPTGTPDAPAGVPVFAWKGETLEEYWWCTEQALTWPNTPTGGPNMILDDGGDATLLVHKGVEFEKAGEAPDPATADSEEYAHILTLLNRTLGEAPQKWTQLASEIRGVTEETTTGVHRLYEMHRDGTLLFPAINVNDAVTKSKFDNKYGCRHSLIDGINRATDVLIGGKTAVVCGYGDVGKGCAESLRGQGARVIITEIDPICALQAAMDGYQVATLDDVVGQADIFITTTGNKDIIMAADMAKMKHQAIVGNIGHFDNEIDMAGLAKIDGIVKDEVKPQVHTWTFPDGKVLIVLSEGRLLNLGNATGHPSFVMSNSFADQTLAQIELFTKPGEYPTDVYVLPKHLDEKVARLHLDALGVKLTTLRPEQAAYIGVEVDGPYKSDLYRY, encoded by the coding sequence ATGACGACGGTCGCCAATCGCCAGGACTTCAAGGTCGCCGACCTTTCCCTTGCCACCTTCGGGCGCAAGGAGATCACCCTCGCCGAGCACGAGATGCCCGGCCTGATGTCGATCCGCAAGGAGTACGCCGCCACGCAGCCGCTGGCAGGCGCCCGGATCACCGGTTCGCTGCACATGACGGTGCAGACGGCCGTCCTCATCGAGACCCTGGTCGCCCTCGGCGCCGAGGTCCGCTGGGCCTCCTGCAACATCTTCTCCACCCAGGACCACGCGGCAGCGGCCATCGCCGTCGGCCCGACCGGCACCCCGGACGCCCCCGCCGGCGTCCCGGTCTTCGCCTGGAAGGGCGAGACGCTGGAGGAGTACTGGTGGTGCACGGAGCAGGCTCTGACCTGGCCGAACACCCCCACCGGCGGCCCGAACATGATCCTCGACGACGGTGGCGACGCCACCCTCCTCGTGCACAAGGGCGTCGAGTTCGAGAAGGCGGGCGAGGCTCCCGACCCGGCGACGGCGGACAGCGAGGAGTACGCGCACATCCTCACGCTGCTGAACCGCACCCTCGGTGAGGCCCCGCAGAAGTGGACCCAGCTGGCGTCCGAGATCCGCGGCGTCACCGAGGAGACCACGACCGGTGTCCACCGTCTGTACGAGATGCACCGCGACGGCACCCTCCTTTTCCCGGCGATCAACGTCAACGACGCCGTCACCAAGTCGAAGTTCGACAACAAGTACGGCTGCCGCCACTCGCTGATCGACGGCATCAACCGCGCCACCGACGTCCTGATCGGCGGCAAGACCGCCGTCGTCTGCGGCTACGGCGACGTGGGCAAGGGCTGCGCGGAGTCCCTGCGCGGCCAGGGCGCCCGCGTGATCATCACCGAGATCGACCCGATCTGTGCCCTTCAGGCGGCGATGGACGGCTACCAGGTCGCCACGCTCGACGACGTCGTCGGCCAGGCCGACATCTTCATCACCACGACGGGCAACAAGGACATCATCATGGCCGCGGACATGGCCAAGATGAAGCACCAGGCGATCGTCGGGAACATCGGCCACTTCGACAACGAGATCGACATGGCCGGCCTCGCGAAGATCGACGGCATCGTCAAGGACGAGGTCAAGCCGCAGGTCCACACCTGGACGTTCCCCGACGGCAAGGTCCTGATCGTGCTCTCCGAGGGCCGTCTGCTGAACCTGGGCAACGCCACCGGCCACCCCTCGTTCGTCATGTCCAACTCGTTCGCGGACCAGACCCTGGCCCAGATCGAGCTGTTCACGAAGCCCGGGGAGTACCCGACCGACGTCTACGTGCTGCCCAAGCACCTCGACGAGAAGGTCGCCCGCCTCCACCTGGACGCACTCGGCGTGAAGCTCACGACCCTGCGCCCCGAGCAGGCCGCGTACATCGGCGTCGAGGTCGACGGCCCGTACAAGTCCGACCTCTACCGCTACTGA